One window from the genome of Anguilla rostrata isolate EN2019 chromosome 5, ASM1855537v3, whole genome shotgun sequence encodes:
- the dtwd1 gene encoding tRNA-uridine aminocarboxypropyltransferase 1 — translation MASKSDIITTADGNLSRPKEDSGALVKELGSPESLKISTCDSSFKNEQEERPLQGLKLASHEVLEKAQLTGRLKCSKCSGSRMFYCYTCFSLVGVTPQEIPTIKLPVKIDIIKHPNETDGKSTAVHAKLIAPDDVTIYTYPCIPEYEGEKHNVVLVFPGPGSVTMEEMSKQLLETSQKRTVCSLKEPCPKRVKVDESTDSQSAEDQQSTCPLQRVVFIDSTWNQTNKIITDERLQALLQVELKTRKTCFWRHQKGSPDTYLATIEAIYYFLKDYHVQCLSQQYQGEYDNLLFFYSYLHQLINKAKHSAGKL, via the exons ATGGCTTCTAAGTCCGATATCATTACGACAGCCGATGGAAATTTGTCTAGACCAAAAGAGGATAGCGGAGCCCTCGTGAAAGAGTTGGGCTCCCCTGAAAGCCTCAAAATATCCACCTGTGATTCATCTTTCAAAAATGAGCAGGAGGAACGGCCTCTCCAGGGCTTGAAATTGGCGTCCCACGAAGTTCTGGAAAAAGCACAGTTGACGGGAAGATTGAAATGTTCCAAATGTAGCGGTTCAAGGATGTTTTATTGTTACACATGTTTCTCCTTAGTAGGTGTGACCCCACAGGAAATCCCCACAATCAAG CTTCCTGTTAAGATAGACATCATCAAGCATCCCAATGAAACGGATGGAAAAAGCACTGCAGTGCATGCGAAACTTATAGCACCCGATGACGTCACCATATACACCTACCCTTGTATCCCTGAGTACGAAGGTGAAAAACACAAT GTTGTTTTAGTGTTTCCAGGTCCAGGATCAGTAACCATGGAAGAAATGTCAAAGCAGCTACTGGAGACTTCCCAAAAGAGGACTGTTTGTTCACTAAAGGAGCCCTGCCCAAAGAGAGTAAAAGTAGATGAGTCAACGGACTCACAGAGTGCAGAGGATCAACAGAGTACCTGCCCATTGCAGAGAGTTGTCTTTATCGACAGCACCTGGAATCAGACTAATAAAATAATCACAGATGAAAGGCTACAAG CCTTGCTTCAGGTTGAACTGAAGACACGGAAGACTTGTTTCTGGCGTCATCAGAAGGGATCCCCCGACACCTACCTGGCGACCATAGAGGCGATTTATTACTTCCTGAAAGACTATCATGTGCAGTGTCTGTCTCAGCAGTATCAGGGAGAGTATGATAACCTGCTTTTCTTTTACTCATATCTCCATCAGCTGATTAACAAAGCCAAGCACAGTGCTGGTAAATTGTAA